In Candidatus Binataceae bacterium, the DNA window CAGTGCTGGGCGGGCAGCAGTTGTTGCTCGACATCTACAAGGCGCTGATTGGGAATCCGGCACGCTGGCGCAAGACCGTGATGATCGTAACTTATGACGAGCACGGCGGACTCTTCGATCATGTTCAACCGCTGCCGCTGGTGACAAAACCTCCGGTCGGCGCTAAGTATCGCGACGAGTTCACAAGCAGCGGGATACGCGTTCCGGGTCTGGTGATTTCACCCCTGGTCAAGGCCGGCGAAGTCTATTCGGGAGATCTCGATCACATCTCGATTCTCAAGTTGCTCGGGCAGAAATTCGGCGGCGGCAGCTACTCCGCGGAGGTGGACGCACGCGGGGTCGGCAGCGTGCTCGATACGCTGGGCGCGGAGATCCGGCAGACGATTCCACCGCCGCCGGTGGCTGCGACAATTCAAGCCGCGCCACAATTCGTGCGCGGGGTCAAGCCACAGACCAATAACGTGACGATTTTCTCAAGCGCCGCAGCCGCCATCACGCAGCTTTATCCGCATGACCTCGCAACGAAGTTCCCGGAGTATCGCGACTTCTTCGGCATCCTGCCGTAGGGTTGCGGGTTGGTGCAGTTACAATCGCTGATCGAATTGCACGATGATGCCGTCGGGGTCCTGGAAGAGGCAGGTCAGGACTTTGCCGCCCGCCGGCTCGCCATAGGCGACGGTGTCGGATTCGAGCGGCTTCACGAGAATCGGCACGCCTGCGGCGGCGAGCTTGTCGACCCGCTCGCGCAGGTCGTCCACCCAAAAAGCGAAATGGTGAACGCCTACCTGGTCGAGCTTGATCGCTTCACCTGGCGTC includes these proteins:
- a CDS encoding VOC family protein, with the protein product MKAVSHIAVGVRDMDRSLHFYRDLLGLKVCLDTMENIGGIKTLFTSPQKGSRRAVYLRFADGPHASFIVLSQNPAETPGEAIKLDQVGVHHFAFWVDDLRERVDKLAAAGVPILVKPLESDTVAYGEPAGGKVLTCLFQDPDGIIVQFDQRL